From Myotis daubentonii chromosome 15, mMyoDau2.1, whole genome shotgun sequence, one genomic window encodes:
- the LOC132216275 gene encoding endogenous retrovirus group K member 10 Gag polyprotein-like — MLAGEGIYRDTDQQIHFAPGVYAQTNTEALKAWRKLPSSGRQTEDLSKIRQGPEEPFQDFVSRLLQAAGRLIGDGESGMLLVKQLAYENANSACQAAIRPFRKKSSLSDYVRLCSDIGPSYVQGLAIAAALQGKSVKEVLFQQQKSTGQRTAGPPGSCYRCGQLGHQVKQCPKKQDGSKQSGTCPRCKRGKHWANECRSKKDSQGNPLPPMQRNGKRGQPQAPQQCYGALQSKPSLQQGNPFRNYTGQPQEAQDWTSGPPPTQY; from the coding sequence ATGCTTGCAGGAGAAGGGATTTACAGAGATACAGATCAGCAGATTCATTTTGCTCCGGGAGTCTATGCCCAGACAAATACTGAAGCACTTAAAGCTTGGAGAAAGTTACCATCTAGTGGTAGGCAGACAGAGGACTTATCCAAAATCCGTCAAGGGCCTGAAGAGCCTTTTCAGGACTTTGTGTCCAGGCTGTTACAAGCAGCGGGAAGACTTATAGGAGATGGAGAGTCAGGCATGTTACTGGTAAAACAGCTTGCCTATGAAAATGCTAACTCAGCCTGTCAGGCGGCTATACGCCCCTTTAGAAAGAAAAGTAGTTTATCTGATTATGTGAGGCTTTGCTCAGATATTGGGCCCTCCTATGTCCAGGGACTCGCTATCGCTGCTGCTTTGCAAGGAAAATCTGTCAAAGAAGTTTTGTTCCAACAGCAAAAGTCTACGGGTCAGCGAACAGCTGGTCCACCTGGTAGTTGTTATAGATGTGGACAACTAGGTCACCAAGTCAAACAATGCCCTAAGAAACAAGATGGGAGCAAACAGTCTGGGACCTGTCCTAGATGCAAGAGAGGTAAACATTGGGCAAATGAATGCCGTTCCAAAAAGGACAGTCAAGGAAATCCATTACCCCCGATGCAGAGAAACGGGAagaggggccagccccaggcccctcaaCAGTGTTACGGGGCGCTGCAGAGCAAACCCAGTCTGCAGCAAGGAAATCCATTCAGGAATTATACAGGGCAACCCCAGGAAGCGCAGGACTGGACCTCTGGACCTCCACCTACACAGTATTAA